From a region of the Cucumis sativus cultivar 9930 chromosome 6, Cucumber_9930_V3, whole genome shotgun sequence genome:
- the LOC101212247 gene encoding protein spotted leaf 11 — MEVKGRAVSTLVSRLSSVSEQIRCESLSELRLMTKNDAQSRSLIVHAGALPYLSETLYSSSHLPQEDAAATLLNLSISSREALMSTHGLLDAISHVLSHHNSSSSSSAVQSCAATLHSLLVVDEYRPIIGSKRDIIYSLVDILKYRKSPQRSIKDALKALFGIALHQSNRSTMVDLGVIPPLFSLVVVGGHAGIVEDASAVVAQVAGCEESELAFRRVSGLGVLVDLLDSGTGSSLRTKENAVSALLNLAKWGGDRAAEDVKDLGSGILSEIADVAVNGSEKGKTKAVELLKMVASGGIDGKVFDDLQLNRLINPCSE; from the coding sequence ATGGAGGTTAAGGGCCGTGCAGTTTCCACTTTAGTCTCTCGCCTCAGCTCCGTCTCCGAGCAAATCCGATGCGAATCCTTGTCCGAGCTTCGATTGATGACCAAAAACGACGCCCAAAGCCGTTCTCTCATCGTCCATGCCGGTGCTCTTCCTTATTTGTCTGAAACTCTGTATTCCTCTTCTCACCTTCCCCAAGAAGACGCCGCCGCTACGCTTCTCAACCTCTCTATATCTTCGCGTGAAGCCTTAATGTCCACTCACGGCCTTCTCGATGCGATTTCTCATGTGCTTAGCCACCATAattcctcttcctcctcctctgCTGTTCAATCCTGTGCTGCCACTCTTCATAGTCTTCTCGTTGTGGATGAGTACCGCCCGATTATTGGTTCCAAGCGTGATATAATCTATTCTCTTGTTGATATTCTTAAGTATAGGAAATCTCCTCAGAGATCCATTAAGGATGCTTTGAAAGCGTTGTTTGGAATTGCGCTTCACCAGTCCAATCGATCTACTATGGTAGATCTTGGGGTGATTCCGCCGCTATTCTCTTTGGTTGTGGTCGGCGGTCACGCTGGGATTGTCGAAGATGCGTCGGCGGTGGTTGCGCAGGTGGCGGGATGTGAAGAGAGCGAATTGGCATTTCGTAGGGTTTCTGGATTGGGGGTTTTGGTGGATTTGTTGGATTCGGGGACTGGTTCGAGTTTGAGAACGAAGGAGAACGCGGTATCGGCGTTGTTGAATTTAGCTAAATGGGGCGGCGATAGGGCGGCGGAAGATGTGAAGGATTTAGGATCTGGAATCTTGAGCGAGATTGCGGATGTGGCTGTGAACGGCAGCGAGAAGGGGAAAACCAAGGCGGTGGAATTGTTGAAGATGGTTGCAAGTGGCGGCATTGATGGTAAAGTATTTGACGATTTGCAATTGAATCGTTTGATAAATCCATGCTCTGAATAG
- the LOC101220530 gene encoding hydroxyproline O-arabinosyltransferase 3, with product MIGRKNTGQASPLFLVLLALTFCFVTYNLVTAIIQYGSVGREVGHDSYNHLSTDPIIEMPEKVKRKKTKSPFHVALTATDAPYSKWQCRIMYYWYKKKKNLPQSEMGGFTRILHSGKPDNLMDEIPTMVVDPLPAGMDRGYIVLNRPWAFVQWLEKATIEEEYILMAEPDHIFVNPLPNLSDGGYPAAFPFFYIKPDQNHKILRKFFPEEYGPVNNIDPIGNSPVIIRKDLIEKIAPTWMNISLKMKEDPEADKIFGWVLEMYAYAVASALHGVQHVLRKDFMLQPPWDLAIGRKFIIHYTYGCDYNLKGELTYGKIGEWRFDKRSHLRGPPPKNIPLPPRGVPESVITLVKMVNEATANLPNWEAT from the exons ATGATTGGGAGGAAGAATACTGGACAGGCTTCCCCACTATTTCTGGTCCTCTTGGCTCTTACCTTCTGCTTTGTAACTTATAATTTGGTGACGGCTATTATTCAGTATGGATCTGTGGGAAGGGAAGTTGGACATGACTCATATAATCATTTATCTACTGATCCCATCATTGAAATGCCGGAGAAggtgaaaagaaagaagacaaAGTCACCTTTTCATGTTGCTTTGACAGCGACTGACGCTCCTTACAGCAAATGGCAGTGTCGTATTATGTATTACTggtacaagaagaaaaaaaatttgccTCAATCTGAGATGGGAGGGTTCACTCGTATTTTACATTCGGGAAAACCAGATAACTTAATGGATGAAATTCCTACTATGGTGGTAGATCCTCTTCCTGCTGGTATGGACCGG GGCTACATTGTCTTGAACAGACCGTGGGCATTTGTGCAGTGGCTGGAAAAGGCTACAATAGAGGAAGA ATATATACTAATGGCAGAACCAGatcatatatttgttaatCCGCTTCCTAATTTATCTGATGGAGGTTATCCAGCTgcctttccatttttctacATCAAACCagatcaaaatcataaaattctGAGAAAGTTTTTCCCTGAGGAATATGGTCCCGTAAATAATATCGATCCAATTGGCAACTCCCCTGTAATTATTAGGAAG GATTTGATTGAAAAGATTGCGCCAACCTGGATGAATATTTCATTGAAGATGAAAGAGGATCCAGAGGCAGATAAAATTTTTGGATGGGTGCTAGAAAT GTATGCTTATGCAGTTGCTTCTGCTTTGCACGGTGTGCAACATGTTCTTCGGAAAGATTTTATGTTGCAG CCACCATGGGACTTGGCCATTGGTAGAAAGTTCATTATACATTATACTTATGGATGTGACTACAACTTAAAG GGGGAATTGACGTATGGTAAAATTGGTGAGTGGCGATTTGACAAGAGGTCGCATTTACGTGGACCTCCACCGAAAAACATACCTTTACCCCCTCGAGGAGTTCCTGAAAGTGTG ATAACCTTGGTAAAGATGGTGAATGAAGCAACTGCAAATCTTCCAAATTGGGAGGCAACATAG
- the LOC101220301 gene encoding alpha/beta hydrolase domain-containing protein 17C, which translates to MGSAASSMAAKFAFFPPDPPSYSVYLDEEEVGKLRMSNVEERENVDVLKVKTRRGNEIVGMYVKNNSSCCSSLTMLYSHGNAADLGQIYQLLFQLSLHLGVNIMGYDYSGYGQSSGKASEEDTYADIEAAYKCLQETYGVKEEEIILYGQSVGSGPTLELATRLPAATAVVLHSPILSGLRVLYPPLRKTFWFDIYKNIDKIPLIDCPVLVIHGTEDEVVDCSHGRQLWELCKDKYEPLWLKGGNHCDLELFPQYLTHLRNFISAVQKLHRPLKNNNHKQRLINNPHQIDQRTPSSRVSNSSSSSSRFEKSRRPSIDYKLKEVNIDKSRNSTDRLLKSRNNSEKPRNSFDRLGDIVRSIGLCNVVDCLKHPTAQT; encoded by the exons ATGGGGTCAGCAGCTTCCTCAATGGCGGCCAAGTTTGCATTCTTCCCACCCGATCCCCCATCTTACAG TGTGTACCTCGACGAGGAGGAGGTGGGGAAATTGAGGATGTCGAATGtggaggagagagaaaatgtgGATGTGTTGAAGGTGAAGACAAGGAGAGGGAATGAGATTGTGGGAATGTATGTGAAGAATAACTCTTCTTGTTGTTCTTCATTGACAATGCTTTATTCTCATGGAAATGCTGCAGATCTTGGCCAGATTTATCAACTTCTCTTTCAACTTAGTCTTCATTTGGGTGTCAACATTATGGG GTATGATTATTCTGGGTATGGACAGTCGTCTGGAAAG GCAAGTGAAGAAGACACGTATGCGGACATAGAAGCAGCGTACAAATGCTTACAAGAAACGTACGGAgtaaaagaagaggaaatcaTTCTGTACGGACAATCAGTGGGTAGTGGCCCCACTTTAGAACTTGCCACACGGCTGCCGGCGGCCACAGCCGTCGTCCTCCACTCCCCTATTCTCTCCGGCCTCCGTGTTCTCTACCCTCCTCTCAGAAAAACTTTCTGGTTTGACATTTACaag AACATTGACAAGATTCCACTCATTGATTGTCCAGTTTTAGTGATTCAT ggAACTGAGGATGAGGTTGTGGATTGTTCCCATGGAAGGCAACTGTGGGAGTTGTGCAAAGACAAGTATGAACCTTTGTGGCTGAAAGGAGGGAACCATTGTGACTTGGAACTTTTTCCACAATACTTAACTCATCTTCGTAACTTCATTTCTGCTGTACAAAAACTACATCGTCctctaaaaaacaacaaccATAAACAACGTCTCATTAATAATCCACACCAAATTGATCAAAGAACTCCCAGTTCTAGAGTTAGCaatagtagtagtagtagcaGTCGTTTTGAGAAATCAAGACGTCCAAGCATTGATTACAAGCTCAAGGAGGTCAACATCGACAAGTCGAGGAACAGCACGGATCGGTTGTTGAAGTCGAGAAACAACTCAGAAAAACCGAGAAATAGCTTTGATCG GTTGGGAGATATAGTTAGGTCAATTGGATTGTGCAACGTCGTAGATTGTTTGAAGCATCCAACGGCACAAACATGA